Proteins co-encoded in one Sebastes umbrosus isolate fSebUmb1 chromosome 20, fSebUmb1.pri, whole genome shotgun sequence genomic window:
- the bhlha15 gene encoding class A basic helix-loop-helix protein 15 — MKSKGKAVKPSRRSWSDPEPDLEPDTEPEPGSSEQEGSEASVRIGGSWRGSLRGGEGKRQRGGGGRRRRQRGSGTKERSVRRLESNERERQRMHKLNNAFQALREAIPHVNTDKKLSKIETLTLAKNYIKALTTVVVDMSGACLPAGGVTSEDKLLQCYQQHLEDEGEDDLTQYLTHMHSFTQRS, encoded by the coding sequence atgaagTCCAAAGGGAAGGCTGTGAAACCATCCAGGAGGAGCTGGTCTGACCCCGAGCCAGATCTGGAACCAGACACAGAACCAGAACCGGGCTCCAGCGAGCAGGAAGGCTCGGAGGCCTCGGTGCGGATCGGCGGCTCCTGGAGGGGGTCGCTGAGGGGCGGGGAGGGCAAGCggcagagaggtggaggaggccgGCGGCGCAGGCAGCGCGGCTCCGGCACCAAGGAGCGCAGCGTCCGGCGGCTGGAGAGCAACGAGAGGGAGCGCCAGCGCATGCACAAACTCAACAACGCCTTCCAAGCGCTGCGAGAGGCCATCCCCCACGTCAACACCGACAAGAAGCTGTCCAAGATCGAGACCCTAACCCTGGCGAAGAACTACATCAAGGCCTTGACCACCGTCGTGGTGGACATGTCGGgggcctgcctgcctgccggCGGGGTCACGTCGGAGGACAAGCTGCTCCAGTGCTACCAGCAGCACCTGGAGGACGAGGGGGAGGATGATCTCACCCAGTACCTCACCCACATGCACAGCTTCACCCAGCGCAGCTAA
- the LOC119479703 gene encoding uncharacterized protein LOC119479703 isoform X2 gives MSGARRMQEFKYFRDGATLVISLDGLNWLSKRRCSDKGIKKRDEDLQLLIPSGQMMQTDEELQAITCILHQRGSSAPQLWRSSDCGSSLVTRPPLFSTSPRRRCLPEEPAHHSSALTSLASFAPWTRLVLNMQDIFSLIKNYLNIVTKQYTVGQHNRFIIFCDEDIPLLRFGDICYTEDCRTSIGEDTGWHSSDINMLSDLKNSTALDPNANNCNGNQHELVRDNFNNPKSLLKSCQIYDAPGVLPGRDASVKRRKSVSFDDDVMVYLFDQETPTVELHSEACTSPPDVTLEDSGLEWEDDFSALEKNCHFQQHAPSLPTQTSPALSRRFFLSQTCLFLTHITESDLEL, from the exons ATGAGTGGGGCTCGCAGAATGCAAG AGTTCAAATACTTCAGGGATGGAGCGACGTTGGTGATTTCACTGGATGGTTTGAATTGGCTTTCTAAAAGGAGATGCAGTGACAAAGGAATCAAGAAAAg GGATGAAGACCTCCAGCTGCTGATACCTTCAGGTCAGATGATGCAGActgatgaagagctgcaggcgaTCACCTGCATCCTTCATCAAAGAGGAAGTTCAGCCCCTCAGTTATGGAGGAGCAGTGACTGCGGATCAAGCTTGGTAACGCGGCCACCACTCTTCTCTACCTCCCCTCGACGTCGTTGTCTTCCGGAGGAGCCCGCACATCACTCATCGGCACTGACTTCTTTAGCTTCTTTTGCCCCATGGACAAGACTTGTTTTAAACATGCAGGACATTTTCAGTTTGATCAAAAACTATTTAAACATTGTTACCAAGCAGTACACTGTGGGTCAGCACAATAGGTTTATCATATTCTGTGATGAGGACATACCACTACTACGTTTTGGTGACATTTGCTACACCGAGGATTGTAGGACGTCTATAGGAGAGGATACCGGTTGGCACAGCAGTGATATCAACATGTTAAGTGATTTGAAAAACTCCACTGCCCTCGATCCCAACGCCAACAACTGTAACGGGAATCAACATGAACTGGTTAGAGACAATTTTAACAACCCTAAAAGTCTTCTGAAATCCTGTCAAATCTACGACGCTCCAGGAGTTTTGCCCGGGAGGGACGCGAGtgtgaaaaggaggaagagTGTGTCCTTCGATGACGATGTCATGGTCTACCTGTTTGATCAG GAGACTCCCACCGTGGAGCTGCACTCTGAGGCCTGCACATCTCCGCCAGATGTCACATTAGAAGACAGTG GCTTGGAGTGGGAAGACGACTTCTCAGCTTTGGAGAAGAACTGCCATTTTCAGCAACACGCCCCGTCCCTGCCGACACAGACCAGCCCTGCTCTGTCCCGGCGCTTCTTTCTGTCCCAAACCTGCCTGTTCCTCACCCATATCACCGAGTCAGACCTTGAGCTGTGA
- the LOC119479703 gene encoding uncharacterized protein LOC119479703 isoform X1, whose translation MSGARRMQEFKYFRDGATLVISLDGLNWLSKRRCSDKGIKKRDEDLQLLIPSGQMMQTDEELQAITCILHQRGSSAPQLWRSSDCGSSLVTRPPLFSTSPRRRCLPEEPAHHSSALTSLASFAPWTRLVLNMQDIFSLIKNYLNIVTKQYTVGQHNRFIIFCDEDIPLLRFGDICYTEDCRTSIGEDTGWHSSDINMLSDLKNSTALDPNANNCNGNQHELVRDNFNNPKSLLKSCQIYDAPGVLPGRDASVKRRKSVSFDDDVMVYLFDQETPTVELHSEACTSPPDVTLEDSGTILKDDASLEWEDDFSALEKNCHFQQHAPSLPTQTSPALSRRFFLSQTCLFLTHITESDLEL comes from the exons ATGAGTGGGGCTCGCAGAATGCAAG AGTTCAAATACTTCAGGGATGGAGCGACGTTGGTGATTTCACTGGATGGTTTGAATTGGCTTTCTAAAAGGAGATGCAGTGACAAAGGAATCAAGAAAAg GGATGAAGACCTCCAGCTGCTGATACCTTCAGGTCAGATGATGCAGActgatgaagagctgcaggcgaTCACCTGCATCCTTCATCAAAGAGGAAGTTCAGCCCCTCAGTTATGGAGGAGCAGTGACTGCGGATCAAGCTTGGTAACGCGGCCACCACTCTTCTCTACCTCCCCTCGACGTCGTTGTCTTCCGGAGGAGCCCGCACATCACTCATCGGCACTGACTTCTTTAGCTTCTTTTGCCCCATGGACAAGACTTGTTTTAAACATGCAGGACATTTTCAGTTTGATCAAAAACTATTTAAACATTGTTACCAAGCAGTACACTGTGGGTCAGCACAATAGGTTTATCATATTCTGTGATGAGGACATACCACTACTACGTTTTGGTGACATTTGCTACACCGAGGATTGTAGGACGTCTATAGGAGAGGATACCGGTTGGCACAGCAGTGATATCAACATGTTAAGTGATTTGAAAAACTCCACTGCCCTCGATCCCAACGCCAACAACTGTAACGGGAATCAACATGAACTGGTTAGAGACAATTTTAACAACCCTAAAAGTCTTCTGAAATCCTGTCAAATCTACGACGCTCCAGGAGTTTTGCCCGGGAGGGACGCGAGtgtgaaaaggaggaagagTGTGTCCTTCGATGACGATGTCATGGTCTACCTGTTTGATCAG GAGACTCCCACCGTGGAGCTGCACTCTGAGGCCTGCACATCTCCGCCAGATGTCACATTAGAAGACAGTGGTACTATTTTAAAGGACGATGCCA GCTTGGAGTGGGAAGACGACTTCTCAGCTTTGGAGAAGAACTGCCATTTTCAGCAACACGCCCCGTCCCTGCCGACACAGACCAGCCCTGCTCTGTCCCGGCGCTTCTTTCTGTCCCAAACCTGCCTGTTCCTCACCCATATCACCGAGTCAGACCTTGAGCTGTGA
- the LOC119479718 gene encoding parvalbumin beta 3-like isoform X1: MNLVHLGPVLDATVVSLPLLGHQVSAKDSFCPKMFFKTVGLSKKTPTEIERVFKILDQDKSGFIEQDELQLFLQNFSKGARPLTAAETRSFLLEGDSDGDGKIGWEEFSALVKSS; encoded by the exons ATGAATCTGGTTCATCTTGGACCTGTTTTGGATGCTACTGTGGTCTCCTTGCCTTTGTTGGGCCATCAAG TTTCAGCGAAGGATTCCTTTTGCCCGAAGATGTTTTTCAAAACAGTGGGTTTATCCAAGAAAACTCCAACAGAGATCGAGAGGGTCTTTAAGATTTTGGACCAGGACAAAAGCGGCTTCATAGAACAGGATGAGTTACA ACTGTTCCTGCAGAACTTCTCCAAAGGAGCGAGGCCCCTGACTGCAGCTGAGACCAGAAGCTTCCTGCTGGAGGGAGACTCAGATGGAGACGGGAAGATCGGCTGGGAAG AGTTTTCTGCGCTGGTCAAGtcttcataa
- the LOC119479718 gene encoding parvalbumin, thymic-like isoform X2, producing the protein MAITDFLAASDITSAINACKAKDSFCPKMFFKTVGLSKKTPTEIERVFKILDQDKSGFIEQDELQLFLQNFSKGARPLTAAETRSFLLEGDSDGDGKIGWEEFSALVKSS; encoded by the exons ATGGCTATCACTGACTTTCTCGCAGCCTCGGACATCACTTCAGCTATCAATGCTTGTAAAG CGAAGGATTCCTTTTGCCCGAAGATGTTTTTCAAAACAGTGGGTTTATCCAAGAAAACTCCAACAGAGATCGAGAGGGTCTTTAAGATTTTGGACCAGGACAAAAGCGGCTTCATAGAACAGGATGAGTTACA ACTGTTCCTGCAGAACTTCTCCAAAGGAGCGAGGCCCCTGACTGCAGCTGAGACCAGAAGCTTCCTGCTGGAGGGAGACTCAGATGGAGACGGGAAGATCGGCTGGGAAG AGTTTTCTGCGCTGGTCAAGtcttcataa